A region from the Prionailurus viverrinus isolate Anna chromosome E2, UM_Priviv_1.0, whole genome shotgun sequence genome encodes:
- the PLEKHG4 gene encoding puratrophin-1 isoform X1 yields MAVWKVRGLGCAASRLRGSACGGLNFRRICAIPLPGHQDWPLLWPSAFYLGHPPSPTGTSSIHFLDEQKPHSEGPARLPLVLSRLTLKERVMEGPLEVGDKSPDSQGHATDSRFAVCSFRDAWDEEEPVPHVQVKDPNPPRSPAGTAQGEGLLGSSVPGDLQSPLGPMAADGPGEGQGDTLGGSSVQLEEPTPSRVESLPCPVSSHLSLAQGKSDSRGGDLARDQVPDRLVPAGLGPEGLDSDPVDLGGPLSETSSELLEPDPSGSCLPKPANYLLAQDLSWELLASGMATLPGTRDVEGRAVLLLCAHSPAWLYPKCSSHELIRLLLYLRSIPRPEVQALGLTVLVDARICSPSSSLFWGLSQLQEAAPGSVYQVLLVGKMPEEVPSRLQLQQLPSHQSLLTYISTSRLPASMGGGLPYCHQTWLDFRMRLEALLQSFQVVCALLQEAIESMKAVPQPMESGEVGRLLQQTQVLMQHVLDSPWLAWLQFQGGLELAWLKQEVPEVTLSPDYRPAVDEVDELYGRVDGLLHQLTLQSNRRVQALELVQTLEAQEGRLHQIEVWLQQVGWPALEELREPSLDMLLQAQGPFQELDQVAQEQVQRGERFLQPLAGWEAAELGAAGARFLALQAQLTDFSRALAQRRQRLADAQRLLHFFKQASTWAEEGQRVLAELEQERPGVVLQRLQLHWTKHPDLPPAHFRKMWALATGLGSEGIRQECRWAWARCQDTWLALDQKLEAALKPPLTTTTTGSTASLCVSRFPAASATPPLRKAYSLDQNLGQSLREPAHHCHHAAIVAASHGPDAEGGAQPGSSPTMLPPGSSDPRTPNRLQLVLAEMVATEREYVRALDYTVENYFPELDRPDVPQGLRGQRAHLFGNLEKLRDFHCHFFLRELEACTQHPSRVAYAFLRHRLQFGMYALYSKNKPRSDALMTSFGHSFFKDKQQALGDHLDLASYLLKPIQRMSKYALLLQELARACGGAVQELSALRAAQSLVRFQLRHGNDLLAMDAIQGCDVNLKEQGQLVRQDEFMVRAGRRKSLRRVFLFEELLLFSKPRRGPTGIDTYAYKRSFKTTDLGLTECCGDNNLRFEIWFRRRKARDTFVLQAASLATKQAWTADISRLLWRQAIYNKEVRMAEMVSMGVGNKALQDIDPSEEAINDRTVSYILKCREVRSRASVAVAPFDYESPYLGALSSLPGDPASCSMLGSLNLHLYRDPALLGLRWPLYSTSFPEEAALEAEAELGSQLSLTPEDSEVSSQCQSASGSSGSDSSYMSGRALGRGLEDLSYVSSQEVPAEVKNWWSLFHCRDLMLEKFIPLVMPSEILKTSDP; encoded by the exons ATGGCGGTGTGGAAGGTTCGAGGGCTCGGATGTGCGGCTTCTCGGCTTCGCGGTTCCGCGTGCGGGG GCCTGAACTTCAGGCGCATTTGCGCTATACCTCTACCCGGGCACCAAGACTGGCCCCTCCTGTGGCCTAGTGCCTTCTATCTGGGTCACCCACCGAGCCCTACCGGAACATCTTCAATCCATTTCCTGGACGAGCAGAAGCCTCACAGTGAGGGCCCAGCCCGTCTCCCACTTGTCCTGAGCAGGCTTACTCTTAAGGAGAGGGTGATGGAAGGGCCCTTGGAAGTTGGGGATAAGTCCCCAGACTCCCAGGGACACGCCACTGACTCGAGGTTTGCTGTGTGCagtttcagggatgcctgggatGAGGAGGAACCTGTTCCCCACGTGCAGGTTAAGGACCCTAATCCTCCAAGATCACCAGCAGGGACAGCCCAGGGAGAAGGGCTTCTTGGCAGCTCCGTGCCTGGGGATCTTCAGTCACCCCTAGGACCGATGGCTGCAGATGGgccgggggaagggcagggggacaCATTAGGAGGTTCCTCAGTTCAGTTAGAGGAACCCACCCCATCTAGAGTGGAGAGCCTCCCGTGTCCAGTGTCCTCCCACCTCAGTCTCGCACAGGGCAAGAGTGATAGTCGAGGGGGAGACTTGGCAAGAGACCAAGTTCCAGACAGGTTAGTGCCAGCTGGCTTGGGTCCTGAGGGGTTGGACAGCGATCCTGTGGACCTTGGAGGCCCTTTATCTGAGACATCTTCAGAACTACTGGAGCCAG ACCCCAGTGGATCTTGCCTCCCTAAGCCTGCTAATTACCTCCTGGCCCAAGACCTCTCCTGGGAGCTGCTGGCCAGTGGCATGGCTACCTTACCAG GGACTCGGGATGTAGAAGGCCGGGCAGTGCTGCTTCTGTGTGCCCATAGCCCAGCCTGGCTCTACCCCAAGTGCAGTAGCCATGAACTTATCCGCCTCCTGCTCTACCTGCGAAGCATTCCCAG GCCTGAAGTACAGGCCCTGGGATTGACCGTGCTGGTGGATGCCCGAATTTGTTCCCCAAGTTCTTCTCTCTTCTGGGGGCTCAGCCAACTACAA GAAGCAGCCCCAGGGTCAGTATACCAggtgctgctggtgggaaagaTGCCAGAGGAGGTGCCTTCCAGGCTGCAG CTGCAGCAGCTGCCCTCTCATCAGAGCCTGCTGACCTACATCTCCACTTCTCGGTTGCCAGCTTCAATGGGAGGAGGCCTGCCTTACTGCCACCAGACCTGGCTGGACTTCCGGATG CGTCTGGAAGCCCTACTGCAAAGCTTCCAGGTGGTTTGTGCCTTGCTCCAGGAGGCCATTGAGAGCATGAAGGCTGTGCCCCAGCCCATGGAGTCTGGG GAAGTTGGTCGGCTGCTCCAGCAGACACAAGTCCTGATGCAGCACGTGCTAGACTCACCCTGGCTAGCATGGCTACAGTTCCAGGGGGGGTTGGAGCTGGCATGGTTGAAGCAAGAGGTCCCAGAGGTGACCCTGAGCCCAGACTACAG GCCAGCAGTGGATGAAGTTGATGAGCTCTATGGCCGTGTAGATGGACTGCTGCACCAACTGACCCTGCAGAGCAACCGGCGAGTACAGGCACTAGAGTTGGTCCAGACTCTGGAGGCCCAGGAGGGCAGGCTGCACCAG ATTGAAGTATGGCTACAGCAGGTGGGCTGGCCAGCACTTGAGGAGCTAAGGGAGCCCTCACTGGACATGCTGCTCCAGGCCCAAGGCCCTTTTCAGGAGCTGGACCAGGTTGCTCAG GAGCAGGTCCAGCGAGGGGAGAGGTTTCTGCAGCCACTGGCTGGCTGGGAGGCTGCTGAGCTGGGCGCTGCTGGGGCCCGCTTTCTGGCCCTGCAAGCCCAGCTGACTGACTTCTCCAGGGCTTTGGCCCAGCGGCGGCAGCGGCTGGCAGATGCTCAGAGGCTGTTGCATTTTTTCAAGCAG GCCTCGACAtgggctgaggaggggcagagggtgttGGCAGAGCTGGAGCAGGAACGCCCAGGGGTCGTGCTGCAACGGCTGCAGCTGCATTGGACCAAGCACCCTGACTTGCCTCCTGCCCACTTCCGAAAGATGTGGGCTCTGGCCACAGGGTTGGGCTCCGAGGGCATTCGCCAGGAGTGCCGCTGGGCCTGGGCACGATgccaggacacctggctggcacTGGACCAGAAGCTAGAGGCTGCACTGAAGCCACCGCTGACGACGACCACAACGGGCAGCACAGCTAGCCTGTGTGTCAGCCGTTTCCCTGCTGCATCTGCCACCCCTCCCCTGAGGAAGGCATATAGCCTCGATCAGAATCTGGGGCAGAGTCTCAGAGAGCCTGCCCACCACTGCCACCATGCGGCTATTGTGGCTGCTTCCCACGGACCAGACGCTGAAGGTGGTGCCCAGCCAGGGTCATCCCCTACCATGCTTCCGCCAGGCAGTTCTGACCCCAGGACCCCCAACAG GCTCCAGCTGGTATTGGCAGAGATGGTGGCTACGGAGCGGGAGTATGTCCGAGCTCTTGATTACACCGTGGAGAACTACTTCCCTGAGCTGGATCGCCCCGATGTGCCCCAGGGCCTCCGTGGCCAGCGTGCCCACCTCTTTGGCAACCTGGAGAAGCTGCGGGACTTCcattgtcatttcttcctgcgtGAGCTGGAGGCTTGTACCCAGCACCCATCCCGGGTAGCCTATGCGTTCCTGCGCCAT AGATTGCAGTTTGGGATGTACGCACTCTACAGCAAGAATAAACCTCGCTCTGATGCCCTGATGACTAGCTTCGGTCATTCCTTCTTCAAG GACAAGCAGCAAGCACTGGGGGACCACCTGGACTTGGCCTCCTACCTGCTGAAGCCCATCCAGCGTATGAGCAAGTATGCATTGCTGCTGCAGGAACTGGCAAGGGCCTGTGGGGGTGCTGTGCAGGAGCTGAGTGCCCTGCGGGCTGCCCAGAGCCTTGTGCGCTTCCAGTTGCGACATGGCAATGACCTGCTAGCTATGGACGCCATCCAGGGCTGTGAT GTTAACCTGAAGGAACAGGGTCAGCTGGTGCGACAGGATGAGTTCATGGTACGTGCTGGGCGCCGTAAGTCCTTGCGCCGTGTTTTCCTCTTTGAGGAGCTACTGCTCTTCAGCAAGCCTCGCCGAGGACCCACGGGCATTGACACATACGCCTACAAGCGTTCCTTCAAG ACGACAGACTTGGGCCTCACTGAGTGCTGTGGGGATAACAACCTGCGGTTTGAGATCTGGTTCCGCCGTCGCAAGGCCAGGGACACCTTTGTGCTGCAGGCTGCCAGCTTGGCCACCAAGCAGGCTTGGACAGCTGACATTTCACGTCTGCTCTGGAGGCAGGCCATCTACAACAAGG AGGTTCGCATGGCTGAGATGGTGTCCATGGGTGTGGGGAACAAGGCCTTGCAGGACATCGACCCCAGCGAGGAAGCTATCAACGACCGCACTGTCAGCTACATCCTGAAGTGCCGAG AAGTTCGCTCTCGGGCCTCTGTTGCTGTGGCCCCGTTTGACTATGAGAGCCCCTATCTGGGGGCCTTGAGCTCCCTTCCTGGAGACCCTGCCTCTTGCTCTATGCTGGGGTCCCTCAACCTGCATCTGTACAGAGACCCGGCTCTTCTGGGACTCCGCTGGCCCCTGTATTCTACCAGCTTCCCAGAAGAAGCAGCACTGGAGGCTGAAGCGGAGCTGGGCAGCCAGCTGTCTTTGA ctcctgaaGACTCAGAGGTGTCATCCCAGTGCCAATCAGCCAGTGGATCCAGTGGCTCTGACAGCAGCTATATGTCAGGGCGGGCCCTGGGCAGAGGTCTTGAGGACTTGTCCTAT
- the PLEKHG4 gene encoding puratrophin-1 isoform X3, producing MAVWKVRGLGCAASRLRGSACGGLNFRRICAIPLPGHQDWPLLWPSAFYLGHPPSPTGTSSIHFLDEQKPHSEGPARLPLVLSRLTLKERVMEGPLEVGDKSPDSQGHATDSRFAVCSFRDAWDEEEPVPHVQVKDPNPPRSPAGTAQGEGLLGSSVPGDLQSPLGPMAADGPGEGQGDTLGGSSVQLEEPTPSRVESLPCPVSSHLSLAQGKSDSRGGDLARDQVPDRLVPAGLGPEGLDSDPVDLGGPLSETSSELLEPDPSGSCLPKPANYLLAQDLSWELLASGMATLPGTRDVEGRAVLLLCAHSPAWLYPKCSSHELIRLLLYLRSIPRPEVQALGLTVLVDARICSPSSSLFWGLSQLQEAAPGSVYQVLLVGKMPEEVPSRLQLQQLPSHQSLLTYISTSRLPASMGGGLPYCHQTWLDFRMRLEALLQSFQVVCALLQEAIESMKAVPQPMESGEVGRLLQQTQVLMQHVLDSPWLAWLQFQGGLELAWLKQEVPEVTLSPDYRPAVDEVDELYGRVDGLLHQLTLQSNRRVQALELVQTLEAQEGRLHQIEVWLQQVGWPALEELREPSLDMLLQAQGPFQELDQVAQEQVQRGERFLQPLAGWEAAELGAAGARFLALQAQLTDFSRALAQRRQRLADAQRLLHFFKQASTWAEEGQRVLAELEQERPGVVLQRLQLHWTKHPDLPPAHFRKMWALATGLGSEGIRQECRWAWARCQDTWLALDQKLEAALKPPLTTTTTGSTASLCVSRFPAASATPPLRKAYSLDQNLGQSLREPAHHCHHAAIVAASHGPDAEGGAQPGSSPTMLPPGSSDPRTPNRLQLVLAEMVATEREYVRALDYTVENYFPELDRPDVPQGLRGQRAHLFGNLEKLRDFHCHFFLRELEACTQHPSRVAYAFLRHRLQFGMYALYSKNKPRSDALMTSFGHSFFKDKQQALGDHLDLASYLLKPIQRMSKYALLLQELARACGGAVQELSALRAAQSLVRFQLRHGNDLLAMDAIQGCDVNLKEQGQLVRQDEFMVRAGRRKSLRRVFLFEELLLFSKPRRGPTGIDTYAYKRSFKTTDLGLTECCGDNNLRFEIWFRRRKARDTFVLQAASLATKQAWTADISRLLWRQAIYNKEVRMAEMVSMGVGNKALQDIDPSEEAINDRTVSYILKCREVRSRASVAVAPFDYESPYLGALSSLPGDPASCSMLGSLNLHLYRDPALLGLRWPLYSTSFPEEAALEAEAELGSQLSLTPEDSEVSSQCQSASGSSGSDSSYMSGRALGRGLEDLSYGGRST from the exons ATGGCGGTGTGGAAGGTTCGAGGGCTCGGATGTGCGGCTTCTCGGCTTCGCGGTTCCGCGTGCGGGG GCCTGAACTTCAGGCGCATTTGCGCTATACCTCTACCCGGGCACCAAGACTGGCCCCTCCTGTGGCCTAGTGCCTTCTATCTGGGTCACCCACCGAGCCCTACCGGAACATCTTCAATCCATTTCCTGGACGAGCAGAAGCCTCACAGTGAGGGCCCAGCCCGTCTCCCACTTGTCCTGAGCAGGCTTACTCTTAAGGAGAGGGTGATGGAAGGGCCCTTGGAAGTTGGGGATAAGTCCCCAGACTCCCAGGGACACGCCACTGACTCGAGGTTTGCTGTGTGCagtttcagggatgcctgggatGAGGAGGAACCTGTTCCCCACGTGCAGGTTAAGGACCCTAATCCTCCAAGATCACCAGCAGGGACAGCCCAGGGAGAAGGGCTTCTTGGCAGCTCCGTGCCTGGGGATCTTCAGTCACCCCTAGGACCGATGGCTGCAGATGGgccgggggaagggcagggggacaCATTAGGAGGTTCCTCAGTTCAGTTAGAGGAACCCACCCCATCTAGAGTGGAGAGCCTCCCGTGTCCAGTGTCCTCCCACCTCAGTCTCGCACAGGGCAAGAGTGATAGTCGAGGGGGAGACTTGGCAAGAGACCAAGTTCCAGACAGGTTAGTGCCAGCTGGCTTGGGTCCTGAGGGGTTGGACAGCGATCCTGTGGACCTTGGAGGCCCTTTATCTGAGACATCTTCAGAACTACTGGAGCCAG ACCCCAGTGGATCTTGCCTCCCTAAGCCTGCTAATTACCTCCTGGCCCAAGACCTCTCCTGGGAGCTGCTGGCCAGTGGCATGGCTACCTTACCAG GGACTCGGGATGTAGAAGGCCGGGCAGTGCTGCTTCTGTGTGCCCATAGCCCAGCCTGGCTCTACCCCAAGTGCAGTAGCCATGAACTTATCCGCCTCCTGCTCTACCTGCGAAGCATTCCCAG GCCTGAAGTACAGGCCCTGGGATTGACCGTGCTGGTGGATGCCCGAATTTGTTCCCCAAGTTCTTCTCTCTTCTGGGGGCTCAGCCAACTACAA GAAGCAGCCCCAGGGTCAGTATACCAggtgctgctggtgggaaagaTGCCAGAGGAGGTGCCTTCCAGGCTGCAG CTGCAGCAGCTGCCCTCTCATCAGAGCCTGCTGACCTACATCTCCACTTCTCGGTTGCCAGCTTCAATGGGAGGAGGCCTGCCTTACTGCCACCAGACCTGGCTGGACTTCCGGATG CGTCTGGAAGCCCTACTGCAAAGCTTCCAGGTGGTTTGTGCCTTGCTCCAGGAGGCCATTGAGAGCATGAAGGCTGTGCCCCAGCCCATGGAGTCTGGG GAAGTTGGTCGGCTGCTCCAGCAGACACAAGTCCTGATGCAGCACGTGCTAGACTCACCCTGGCTAGCATGGCTACAGTTCCAGGGGGGGTTGGAGCTGGCATGGTTGAAGCAAGAGGTCCCAGAGGTGACCCTGAGCCCAGACTACAG GCCAGCAGTGGATGAAGTTGATGAGCTCTATGGCCGTGTAGATGGACTGCTGCACCAACTGACCCTGCAGAGCAACCGGCGAGTACAGGCACTAGAGTTGGTCCAGACTCTGGAGGCCCAGGAGGGCAGGCTGCACCAG ATTGAAGTATGGCTACAGCAGGTGGGCTGGCCAGCACTTGAGGAGCTAAGGGAGCCCTCACTGGACATGCTGCTCCAGGCCCAAGGCCCTTTTCAGGAGCTGGACCAGGTTGCTCAG GAGCAGGTCCAGCGAGGGGAGAGGTTTCTGCAGCCACTGGCTGGCTGGGAGGCTGCTGAGCTGGGCGCTGCTGGGGCCCGCTTTCTGGCCCTGCAAGCCCAGCTGACTGACTTCTCCAGGGCTTTGGCCCAGCGGCGGCAGCGGCTGGCAGATGCTCAGAGGCTGTTGCATTTTTTCAAGCAG GCCTCGACAtgggctgaggaggggcagagggtgttGGCAGAGCTGGAGCAGGAACGCCCAGGGGTCGTGCTGCAACGGCTGCAGCTGCATTGGACCAAGCACCCTGACTTGCCTCCTGCCCACTTCCGAAAGATGTGGGCTCTGGCCACAGGGTTGGGCTCCGAGGGCATTCGCCAGGAGTGCCGCTGGGCCTGGGCACGATgccaggacacctggctggcacTGGACCAGAAGCTAGAGGCTGCACTGAAGCCACCGCTGACGACGACCACAACGGGCAGCACAGCTAGCCTGTGTGTCAGCCGTTTCCCTGCTGCATCTGCCACCCCTCCCCTGAGGAAGGCATATAGCCTCGATCAGAATCTGGGGCAGAGTCTCAGAGAGCCTGCCCACCACTGCCACCATGCGGCTATTGTGGCTGCTTCCCACGGACCAGACGCTGAAGGTGGTGCCCAGCCAGGGTCATCCCCTACCATGCTTCCGCCAGGCAGTTCTGACCCCAGGACCCCCAACAG GCTCCAGCTGGTATTGGCAGAGATGGTGGCTACGGAGCGGGAGTATGTCCGAGCTCTTGATTACACCGTGGAGAACTACTTCCCTGAGCTGGATCGCCCCGATGTGCCCCAGGGCCTCCGTGGCCAGCGTGCCCACCTCTTTGGCAACCTGGAGAAGCTGCGGGACTTCcattgtcatttcttcctgcgtGAGCTGGAGGCTTGTACCCAGCACCCATCCCGGGTAGCCTATGCGTTCCTGCGCCAT AGATTGCAGTTTGGGATGTACGCACTCTACAGCAAGAATAAACCTCGCTCTGATGCCCTGATGACTAGCTTCGGTCATTCCTTCTTCAAG GACAAGCAGCAAGCACTGGGGGACCACCTGGACTTGGCCTCCTACCTGCTGAAGCCCATCCAGCGTATGAGCAAGTATGCATTGCTGCTGCAGGAACTGGCAAGGGCCTGTGGGGGTGCTGTGCAGGAGCTGAGTGCCCTGCGGGCTGCCCAGAGCCTTGTGCGCTTCCAGTTGCGACATGGCAATGACCTGCTAGCTATGGACGCCATCCAGGGCTGTGAT GTTAACCTGAAGGAACAGGGTCAGCTGGTGCGACAGGATGAGTTCATGGTACGTGCTGGGCGCCGTAAGTCCTTGCGCCGTGTTTTCCTCTTTGAGGAGCTACTGCTCTTCAGCAAGCCTCGCCGAGGACCCACGGGCATTGACACATACGCCTACAAGCGTTCCTTCAAG ACGACAGACTTGGGCCTCACTGAGTGCTGTGGGGATAACAACCTGCGGTTTGAGATCTGGTTCCGCCGTCGCAAGGCCAGGGACACCTTTGTGCTGCAGGCTGCCAGCTTGGCCACCAAGCAGGCTTGGACAGCTGACATTTCACGTCTGCTCTGGAGGCAGGCCATCTACAACAAGG AGGTTCGCATGGCTGAGATGGTGTCCATGGGTGTGGGGAACAAGGCCTTGCAGGACATCGACCCCAGCGAGGAAGCTATCAACGACCGCACTGTCAGCTACATCCTGAAGTGCCGAG AAGTTCGCTCTCGGGCCTCTGTTGCTGTGGCCCCGTTTGACTATGAGAGCCCCTATCTGGGGGCCTTGAGCTCCCTTCCTGGAGACCCTGCCTCTTGCTCTATGCTGGGGTCCCTCAACCTGCATCTGTACAGAGACCCGGCTCTTCTGGGACTCCGCTGGCCCCTGTATTCTACCAGCTTCCCAGAAGAAGCAGCACTGGAGGCTGAAGCGGAGCTGGGCAGCCAGCTGTCTTTGA ctcctgaaGACTCAGAGGTGTCATCCCAGTGCCAATCAGCCAGTGGATCCAGTGGCTCTGACAGCAGCTATATGTCAGGGCGGGCCCTGGGCAGAGGTCTTGAGGACTTGTCCTAT